The following coding sequences are from one Thunnus maccoyii chromosome 17, fThuMac1.1, whole genome shotgun sequence window:
- the slc25a47a gene encoding solute carrier family 25 member 47-A isoform X2, with protein MKGNCLQCLSQARGAGCGPNTKQEVFLSGLAGGIAQISVMSPGDIVKVRLQCQTESKRGGSNMPRPKYHGPVHCLLSIIKEEGVLGLYRGAFPLMLRDGPSYATYFLTYNTICEWLTENGKKRPDWSGVMLAGGIAGMAGWTLGTPMDVIKARLQMDGAREMKKYKGFFHCITETARVEGSGVFFRSLGINWLRAFPVNMVVFVTYEALTGFLQAGPDRVDPPRIGFE; from the exons atgaaggG GAATTGCCTGCAATGTCTGAGCCAGGCGCGAGGAGCTGGTTGTGgtccaaacaccaaacaagaagTCTTCCTGTCTGGTTTGGCAGGGGGTATAGCTCAG ATATCAGTGATGTCTCCAGGTGACATAGTGAAGGTACGTTTACAGTGTCAGACAGAGTCCAAGCGAGGAGGAAGCAACATGCCCAGACCCAAGTATCATGGTCCAGTTCACTGTCTGCTGAGCATTATCAAAGAGGAGGGTGTCCTGGGGCTCTACAGAGGGGCTTTCCCACTCATGCTAAGAGATGGGCCATCATATGCCACATACTTTTTAACCTACAATACCATCTGTGAATGGTTGACAGAGAATGGAAAGAAAAGGCCAG ATTGGAGTGGTGTGATGCTGGCAGGTGGTATAGCAGGAATGGCAGGTTGGACTTTAGGTACACCCATGGACGTGATCAAAGCCCGTCTTCAGATGGATGGAGCACGGGAGATGAAGAAATATAAGGGttttttccactgcatcacTGAGACGGCGCGGGTGGAAGGATCAGGCGTGTTCTTCAGGAGCTTAGGCATCAACTGGCTGCGTGCATTCCCCGTCAACATGGTTGTGTTCGTCACATACGAGGCCCTCACTGGTTTCCTCCAAGCTGGACCTGACCGTGTTGACCCACCTCGTATAGGTTTTGAATAG
- the slc25a47a gene encoding solute carrier family 25 member 47-A isoform X1 translates to MHIADFVSGSFAGACGVAVGYPLDTVKVRIQTQKQFTGIWQCTVATFSNEGMHGFFKGMSLPITTISMTSSVVFGTYRNCLQCLSQARGAGCGPNTKQEVFLSGLAGGIAQISVMSPGDIVKVRLQCQTESKRGGSNMPRPKYHGPVHCLLSIIKEEGVLGLYRGAFPLMLRDGPSYATYFLTYNTICEWLTENGKKRPDWSGVMLAGGIAGMAGWTLGTPMDVIKARLQMDGAREMKKYKGFFHCITETARVEGSGVFFRSLGINWLRAFPVNMVVFVTYEALTGFLQAGPDRVDPPRIGFE, encoded by the exons ATGCATATCGCAGATTTTGTGTCTGGATCATTTGCAG GGGCATGTGGAGTTGCAGTGGGCTACCCTCTGGACACTGTGAAG GTCCGGATTCAAACCCAAAAGCAGTTCACCGGAATATGGCAGTGTACTGTagcaacattttcaaatgaaggG ATGCATGGCTTCTTCAAAGGCATGTCCTTACCTATCACCACAATCTCTATGACTTCCTCTGTGGTGTTCGGCACATACAGGAATTGCCTGCAATGTCTGAGCCAGGCGCGAGGAGCTGGTTGTGgtccaaacaccaaacaagaagTCTTCCTGTCTGGTTTGGCAGGGGGTATAGCTCAG ATATCAGTGATGTCTCCAGGTGACATAGTGAAGGTACGTTTACAGTGTCAGACAGAGTCCAAGCGAGGAGGAAGCAACATGCCCAGACCCAAGTATCATGGTCCAGTTCACTGTCTGCTGAGCATTATCAAAGAGGAGGGTGTCCTGGGGCTCTACAGAGGGGCTTTCCCACTCATGCTAAGAGATGGGCCATCATATGCCACATACTTTTTAACCTACAATACCATCTGTGAATGGTTGACAGAGAATGGAAAGAAAAGGCCAG ATTGGAGTGGTGTGATGCTGGCAGGTGGTATAGCAGGAATGGCAGGTTGGACTTTAGGTACACCCATGGACGTGATCAAAGCCCGTCTTCAGATGGATGGAGCACGGGAGATGAAGAAATATAAGGGttttttccactgcatcacTGAGACGGCGCGGGTGGAAGGATCAGGCGTGTTCTTCAGGAGCTTAGGCATCAACTGGCTGCGTGCATTCCCCGTCAACATGGTTGTGTTCGTCACATACGAGGCCCTCACTGGTTTCCTCCAAGCTGGACCTGACCGTGTTGACCCACCTCGTATAGGTTTTGAATAG
- the slc25a29 gene encoding mitochondrial basic amino acids transporter: MDFVAGCIGGAAGVLVGHPFDTVKVRLQVQSVDKPLYRGTFHCFQSIIRQESMFGLYKGIGSPMMGLTFINAIVFGVQGNTMRLLGHDTPMNQFLAGAAAGTIQCVICCPMELAKTRMQMQGTGEKKASRKMYKNSLDCLARIYNREGLRGVNRGMVTTLIRETPGFGVYFLAYDVLTRSLGCEPDDRYMIPKLLFAGGMAGIASWLSTYPVDVIKSRLQADGVGGVNQYSGIADCVRQSVRREGYMVFTRGLTSTLLRAFPVNAATFATVTLVLMYARGTEEGPQDCEPAPSSHHAQIQQQAQPSSL, from the exons ATGGACTTCGTTGCTGGCTGCATCGGAG GTGCTGCTGGAGTCTTGGTCGGACACCCGTTTGACACAGTTAAG gtGAGACTGCAGGTCCAGAGTGTTGATAAGCCTCTGTACCGTGGGACCTTTCACTGTTTCCAGTCTATCATACGACAGGAGTCG ATGTTTGGTTTGTACAAAGGCATTGGATCCCCCATGATGGGCCTTACATTCATCAATGCTATAGTGTTTGGTGTCCAGGGGAACACAATGCGGCTGCTGGGACATGACACCCCCATGAACCAGTTTCTTGCTGGTGCGGCAGCAGGTACCATCCAGTGTGTCATCTGCTGCCCCATGGAACTGGCCAAAACCCGCATGCAAATGCAGGGTACAGGAGAGAAGAAGGCCTCCAGGAAGATGTACAAGAATTCCCTGGACTGCTTGGCACGCATCTACAACCGCGAGGGTTTGCGGGGCGTAAACAGAGGCATGGTCACCACGCTTATCCGCGAGACACCCGGCTTTGGAGTGTATTTCCTGGCCTATGATGTGCTGACGCGCAGCCTTGGCTGTGAGCCTGATGACCGTTACATGATCCCCAAACTGCTGTTTGCCGGGGGCATGGCTGGCATTGCCTCCTGGCTTTCCACCTATCCGGTGGATGTGATCAAATCGCGGCTGCAGGCAGATGGAGTTGGTGGAGTCAACCAGTACAGTGGCATCGCTGACTGTGTGCGTCAGAGTGTCAGGAGAGAGGGCTACATGGTGTTCACACGAGGCCTCACCTCTACGCTGCTACGAGCCTTCCCTGTGAACGCCGCTACCTTTGCTACCGTCACACTCGTCCTCATGTACGCGAGGGGTACGGAGGAAGGACCACAAGATTGTGAGCCGGCTCCGTCAAGCCACCATGCACAGATACAGCAGCAGGCCCAACCCTCCAGCCTGTAA